The following are from one region of the Pirellulaceae bacterium genome:
- a CDS encoding DNA alkylation repair protein — MSGFSLKDHLFNRSKVEYLAGLFCSADSAFPYRRFVGGVMRQLPERELKQRIVLIAENLESCLPTNFRRAAAMIVAALPPPLDEHQTDDDFGDFILAPLGEFVVRNGLEAQHFMLSLETLKHITKRFSMEDAMRSFLRQFPDETLLELKRWTDDGNYHVRRLVSESTRPSLPWSGKIGLPVEATLPLLNKLHADRTRYVTRSVANHLNDIAKTHPELVVETLAHWRSLAKQDQAELSWMMRHALRTLIKRGHPGSLKLLGYNPQPKVDVSHIRLKQSILLPGQTLEFSVKLTARRPESLVVDYSIDFPKANGKRTTKVFKAAKLTLRTGESLTVIKRHKLLAKATTFRLYPGLYKLTIQVNGQPSQAVQFSVQ, encoded by the coding sequence ATGTCTGGCTTTAGTTTGAAAGACCATCTGTTTAATCGTTCGAAGGTCGAGTACCTGGCGGGCTTGTTTTGTTCGGCCGATTCTGCGTTTCCTTACCGGCGGTTCGTTGGTGGCGTCATGCGTCAGTTGCCTGAGCGGGAACTGAAACAGCGCATCGTGCTGATCGCAGAGAATCTAGAATCATGCTTGCCCACGAACTTCCGCCGGGCTGCAGCCATGATCGTTGCCGCCTTGCCACCTCCGCTGGATGAGCACCAGACGGATGATGACTTTGGGGATTTTATATTGGCACCGCTGGGCGAATTCGTTGTTCGCAACGGATTAGAGGCCCAACATTTCATGCTGTCGCTGGAGACCCTCAAGCACATCACCAAAAGGTTTTCGATGGAAGATGCTATGCGCTCCTTTCTACGCCAGTTTCCGGACGAAACATTGCTAGAACTGAAGCGCTGGACAGATGATGGCAACTATCACGTTCGCAGATTGGTTAGCGAGTCTACTCGGCCTTCGTTGCCCTGGTCCGGCAAAATTGGGTTGCCGGTCGAAGCGACCCTGCCGCTGCTGAACAAACTTCATGCTGACCGGACGCGCTATGTGACGCGTAGCGTGGCTAATCACCTGAACGACATTGCCAAGACGCACCCCGAATTGGTCGTGGAAACGCTGGCACATTGGCGGTCGCTGGCCAAGCAAGATCAAGCTGAATTGTCGTGGATGATGCGGCACGCGCTGCGAACACTAATCAAGCGCGGTCACCCCGGTTCACTCAAACTGTTGGGTTACAACCCCCAGCCGAAAGTTGACGTCAGCCACATCCGTCTGAAACAATCAATACTCCTTCCTGGACAGACGCTGGAGTTTTCTGTCAAACTCACGGCGCGACGGCCAGAGTCACTTGTGGTGGATTATTCAATCGACTTTCCAAAAGCCAACGGCAAGCGAACCACCAAGGTATTTAAAGCCGCCAAGTTGACGCTGCGCACCGGTGAATCACTGACGGTTATCAAGCGTCACAAATTGCTGGCCAAGGCGACTACTTTTCGTCTCTATCCCGGCCTGTACAAACTAACGATTCAAGTCAACGGCCAACCCAGTCAGGCGGTCCAGTTCAGCGTACAGTAA